One window of the Polypterus senegalus isolate Bchr_013 chromosome 18, ASM1683550v1, whole genome shotgun sequence genome contains the following:
- the LOC120518893 gene encoding uncharacterized protein LOC120518893: protein MVRLLVHWIFLFCCGFLQAEKVPDFEKCKHLFYNKQEVKGFDDTYKKVCHFQNDTYVFATLYNKDNTSPLYSAFILNSDECESSINLASEWVESECPPDQKINKSNHDTAKELNSYTSSNYYCSNRILNSYDCGQVPMDHIGGTDIIVLEATFYEFQWKMFEEAVRVILGASSTNGTVYVITGLVPSDQLLTVKSLCPFYSATDEVTTTTVPCFIWRALCFEAADPQDSFSLAFMGNNKRVMKPVTVKHLEHILKKQYNQTDFQIFDSCSHEKDNEMFIRLSAQVFVPEFLKKIAKENFSPNARRTLERVFFKGLQHNTFGSHMEHILVEDMSVKMEYKSFDDWFQSNEKLKANDKQTCILQSSGTLKFEGTQEVEESNLICSLRSEKSMPLATVTADGTPCIAGDYCDVKDGRRECRTESGSMPCCSSPCLYSSNQMAFFCRSLEQTISCSPQYSIVTISNKLCVTNQGCATYGKNYYWCFTQDGSWDYCIPPAVQGITIKGVECISGKVCGTYGKKYTWCYIDTKNNWDYCCLSNIPNVAINGKMCRSDHKCGTYGKNYNWCYTGMDNSWDYCCIPQI from the exons ATGGTTAGACTGCTTGTCcactggatttttttattttgttgtggctTTCTCCAAGCTGAAAAGGTCccagattttgaaaaatgtaaacatttgtttTACAACAAGCAAGAAGTTAAAGGTTTTGATGACACGTACAAAAAAGTATGTCACTTCCAAAATGATACTTATGTTTTTGCCACACTTTACAACAAGGACAACACAAGTCCTCTTTACAGCGCATTCATTTTGAATTCAGACGAATGTGAAAGCAGCATCAACTTGGCCTCAGAATGGGTGGAATCAGAG TGTCCACCAGACCAAAAGATCAATAAAAGCAACCATGATACAGCAAAAGAATTAAATAGTTATACGTCAAGTAACTACTACTGCAGCAACAGGATTCTGAACAGTTATGATTGTGGCCAGGTGCCCATGGATCACATCGGCGGGACTGATATTATTGTCCTGGAAGCCACCTTCTACGAATTTCAGTGGAAAATGTTTGAGGAAGCAGTGAGAGTCATTTTAGGTGCATCGTCAACAAATGGAACAGTTTATGTAATTACAGGTTTGGTACCTTCGGACCAGTTACTCACAGTAAAAAGCCTTTGCCCATTCTACTCTGCAACAGACGAGGTGACCACAACCACTGTCCCTTGCTTTATCTGGAGAGCATTGTGTTTCGAGGCAGCAGACCCCCAAGACTCATTCTCCTTAGCCTTTATGGGAAATAACAAGCGTGTTATGAAACCTGTCACAGTGAAACACCTAGAGCACATCCTTAAAAAACAATACAACCAAACAGATTTTCAAATCTTTGACAGCTGTTCTCATGAAAAAGATAATGAAATGTTTATTCGTTTGAGTGCACAAGTCTTTGTGCCAGAATTTCTCAAAAAAATTGCCAAGGAAAATTTCAGCCCAAATGCAAGAAGGACATTGGAGagagttttttttaaaggtttacaGCACAACACTTTTGGCTCTCACATGGAACATATTTTGGTTGAGGACATGAGTGTTAAAATGGAATACAAGAGTTTCGATGACTGGTTTCAAAGCAATGAGAAACTGAAAGCAAATGATAAACAGACCTGCATATTACAAAGCAGTGGCACACTGAAGTTTGAGGGAACACAGGAAGTGGAAGAGTCCAATCTCATCTGCAGCCTGAGGTCAGAGAAGTCAATGCCATTGGCGACAGTTACTGCTGATGGCACCCCATGCATAGCGGGAGATTATTGTGACGTAAAAGATGGGAGAAGAGAGTGCAGGACTGAAAGTGGAAGCATGCCTTGCTGCtcaagtccctgtctctacagcTCTAATCAAATGGCATTtttctgcaggtctttggagcAAACAATTTCCTGTTCACCTCAATATTCCATTGTAACCATTTCTAACAAACTGTGTGTCACTAATCAGGGATGTGCCACCTATGGGAAAAACTACTACTGGTGTTTCACACAAGATGGGTCATGGGATTACTGCATTCCCCCAGCAGTCCAAGGCATTACAATAAAAGGTGTGGAATGCATCAGTGGGAAGGTGTGTGGCACCTATGGAAAAAAATACACTTGGTGTTACATTGATACGAAGAACAACTGGGATTACTGTTGCTTATCAAATATTCCAAATGTGGCCATCAATGGCAAGATGTGTCGTTCTGATCATAAGTGTGGTACCTATGGCAAAAATTACAACTGGTGTTACACTGGTATGGACAACAGCTGGGACTACTGCTGCATTCCACAGATTTAG
- the LOC120518401 gene encoding paraneoplastic antigen Ma2 homolog, translated as MAAEQLIRIGIEYRGGTLFLGWRRRREDGLGDTAIPGYSPASFFTDIGRLVETFVRSYSSPINYGYRKLRFFSGNLPVPSGEEAFETWIDQATQALGEWEAPDPIKRQRIVESLRAPASDIIRNLKRDKPDCTAAEYLEALREISGCVKSSEELKYLFEHTYQKEGEKLSTFVTCLDKILHQVILKDGLTPETASQMLLRQILRGALPLDPILLKLRVRGQDEPLTYSRLMKTIREEEVLVAAKCQPATTLNSLNIGTSAYSALTTLNVSADDEQQQIKPPTHGPLGSTGEVSALDILMQAVTQVAKSHSTLQQAFNDSQRSVTQVIQTQEELRQSIGDIQKAVVSLAFEKTTSGAQHVNKKPLDRRQCFHCGKTGHLQAQCTEDRVTFDPLEEILSALQERLQSQKSSENSKGPR; from the exons atggcagcagagcaGCTGATCAGGATAGGAATAGAATACAGGGGGGGAACTCTGTTTTTGGGGTGGCGGAGACGAAGGGAGGACGGACTTGGAGA TACAGCCATACCAGGGTATTCTCCTGCATCGTTCTTCACTGATATAGGAAGACTGGTAGAGACCTTTGTGCGCAGTTATTCTTCACCTATTAATTATGGATACCGAAAACTGCGATTCTTCAGCGGAAACCTACCTGTGCCGAGTGGAGAAGAAGCATTTGAGACCTGGATTGATCAAGCCACACAAGCTCTGGGTGAGTGGGAAGCTCCTGATCCCATAAAGAGACAGAGGATTGTTGAAAGTCTTCGGGCCCCTGCATCTGATATTATCCGAAACTTGAAACGAGACAAGCCTGATTGCACCGCGGCAGAATACCTAGAAGCTTTGAGGGAGATTTCTGGGTGTGTCAAGAGCAGTGAGGAGTTGAAGTATTTGTTTGAACATACTTACCAAAAGGAAGGGGAAAAGCTATCCACATTTGTCACCTGTTTAGACAAGATCTTACACCAAGTGATCCTGAAAGATGGACTGACGCCTGAAACCGCCAGCCAAATGCTGTTACGCCAGATCCTCAGAGGAGCTCTACCTCTGGACCCTATCTTGCTGAAGCTGAGAGTGAGGGGCCAAGATGAACCATTGACCTACTCTAGGTTGATGAAAACTATTCGGGAGGAAGAAGTTTTGGTAGCAGCCAAGTGTCAGCCTGCCACCACTTTGAATTCACTGAACATTGGGACCTCTGCATATTCTGCATTGACCACTCTGAACGTGTCAGCCGATGACGAGCAGCAGCAGATAAAACCCCCGACTCATGGTCCCCTTGGCTCAACGGGTGAAGTATCGGCTCTTGACATTTTGATGCAGGCAGTGACTCAAGTGGCCAAATCCCACTCTACCTTGCAGCAAGCATTCAACGATTCACAGAGATCGGTTACACAGGTCATACAGACTCAAGAGGAATTACGACAGTCTATTGGAGATATCCAGAAAGCTGTAGTATCCTTGGCCTTTGAGAAGACAACATCGGGGGCTCAACACGTGAACAAGAAGCCCTTAGATCGAAGACAATGTTTTCACTGCGGGAAAACTGGACATTTACAGGCACAGTGTACAGAGGATAGAGTTACTTTCGACCCACTAGAAGAGATATTGAGTGCTCTCCAAGAGAGACTACAAAGTCAAAAGTCGTCGGAAAACTCCAAAGGGCCCCGGTGA